The Sorangiineae bacterium MSr11954 DNA segment GAAAAATTCGGATGCACAAGCTTCGCTGGACGCCGGAATTCAACTATGGCGAGACGCGTCGACAGGAGCGGCTCGCAACAAGTTCGCTGAAGCGGCACGCATCGATCCCGGCCTTGCCGTAGCTCATTTGTACTTCGTTGCGACATCGGAGTGGCTGGATCCGGACGTGCGACCGCACTTTACAGAAGCTCGAGCACTTCGCAGCCGCTTGTCCCCCTCTCAAGCAGCGCTGTTCGACGCGCTCGAACCGATGATGCAAGAGCCTCCCGATCATACCGAGACGACCCGACGCCTCGAAGCGTTGACCAACAAGTTTCCGAACGACGCGATCAGCTGGACGGTGCGAGGAGCCCACGATCTGCGCACGAAAGATCCAGAGCGGCTCCTTTCGATCGTGCATCATATTGACGGCGCACTCGCATTCTGGTTTCGCGGTCGTGCCGAAATCCTCAAAGGCGACGTAGCAGCCGGCCGCAGATCCCTCCAATCTTGCATATCTGCGTCATCCCAAGGAGGGATGGACTGCCTCGTTTGGCTTGCGAGATTGGAGGCAAACGAAGGTTCATGCGAAGAGTCTGCCTTAGCTGCACGCCGAATGATTTCAATCGATCATACGGCACCCGATGGGTACCGATTTCTTGCACGCGCCGAGTACGGACGCAGCCATCGGACGAGCGCGGTACGAGCAATACTCGAGGGTCGGTGGGCCAGGCTTCCAGAAGCCAAACGTGAGATCGAGCATCAACGCGATGAGTTCGATTTAGCCGTACTCGATGGTCAATTCGATCGTGCATACGCCGCGCTCGCTGCATGGGAGAAGGCGGCGATCAGCTCCGTCAATGCTTATGACCGTGTAGTTCCGTTTATAAGTCGAATTGATCTCGCTCTCGAACTGGGTCAAAACGAACCTGCACAACAAGCTGCACGTGACTTCATCGAAGCCTCCCAGACGTGGCTACCCTATGACACCTGGGACATGCCGACCGAGAGAACCCGCGCGCTTTACCTCACTGGCATCATTGACCGCAACGAGTTTCGTCGGCGACGAGCACACGATGAAGAGGGGTTGCTCGCACGTGGTGGGTATTACGCTGCGCCTGGTGTACGCTGGTGGGACGCATATGTTCAAATTATCAAAGATACAGAAGATTCCCGCTTCGCTATCGAACATCAGCCAAAAGGCGCTATCACGGACGCTGAGTTTTTCGATCTCGCGGCGGATGCGCAACTCGGACGAATGTATCTTGATGTCGACCAAGTCGACAAAGCCCTTCAGTCATTGGGGCGCGCCGTCAAGTCTTGCGTGTACTGGAAAGCTATCCATGGAGTTCGTGCGCATGCTTTATACGCCGATGCTCTCGCGGCAAGCGGTCGCCCTCGAGATGCATGCGAGCACTACGCATACACCCTCGAGCGTTGGCGGGATCCTCGAAGCCTTACGGCTCGCGCAGCGCGCGAGTCTGCGGTTCGTAACGGTTGCCCCGGTGTGACGGGGGGTTCATATCCAAATGTAGTAAAAGGAGTCAGCAAGTGAAAATTGAGTCAAATGTGCTCACGGGTGCCGTTGCCCTGAACGAGTCCGCGTTCGGTGTCATCGGTAGCATCGTCGACTCGGCCCCCTCCGCGGCCATGAAGCCCGGTCTTTCTTCGGGAGGGACGAAGGTACTCAACTTACTATTCGTCGAGACGCAAGATACCATTCCAGGCTTTCCGAAAGGCATTGTTTCGGCTGGAAGTGAAGATGGGGGACCGGGTGGTGAAGACGAGGCTGTAGACGATGACGATAATGATGATGGCGATGATGGTTCGAAAGAATGAGTCACATTAATGTGAATATCACATTGAACACTCTCACCCTCTAGTTCGCATTCTTGACATTATCTTGACGCGGTAGCGCGCGATCCTGAGCAGACACCTTCGATTTTTCCGGAGAGAACACCATGACTGTACCGCTTATTGGGCTCGCCGACTGGTTCGCCCCTCTCGGGCTCGAACGATTCCAACGCGAGATACTTGGACAGCAGCCGTATTTCGTCGGCCCACGGCTCGAGATAGCCAATCGACTTTCAAGGACGCTCGCGATCGGTACCGTCGATGATCTGCTCTCGCTTCGAGGAGCGAAAGTATATGCATGGTTTCAAAAGCTGGATGGCGCACATACCGCAGCGCCTATCCCATCCACGAGCGGAAAACGATTCTATGACGCCGGCACTACTCTATATTTTCGACGAATCCCTCAGTTTGCAGCACACGAGCGTGAAGTTGCAGATACGCTAGGGATCCCAAGAGAGACCGCGGAATGCGCCGTCTTCTGC contains these protein-coding regions:
- a CDS encoding serine/threonine protein kinase, producing the protein MPAPFTRQSVSERALARVGTTVQGKYRIDRLIGIGGTAAVYAATHRNGHRVAIKFLLDHLLDDTDMYHLFSREAYVANRIGHPGAVPVLDDDEDDDGCVFLIMPLVEGETLRARWERADKHLPFAEAGVLIADALDVLATAHAKGVVHRDIKPENLFVNTAAQVRVLDFGIARRTGTESTLTMTGRFIGTPAFMPPEQALGNRYAIGPQSDLWAVGATMFSLLSGETVHLAEHSGAQLAAAATQRARSIATLVPDLHPALVHVIDKALQFEPAERWSSAGAMREALLAALEQALEERSDVTAARVRDEIVAEFAAKAAERAAANGGNGDAQEPDLRSGPARKTPRTAAAVHDDTVAPTPVDYDSPMGGSERRGDEVGSGRRHASGGGATRGPDDTHISGSDEEPRSPVRDDLVSTQPEAMLPDVPGLETDTPIARRRSWFSRAVTWVAVVALAGITGAGAMRRCGGALGDGMGTTASIAGASKNSDAQASLDAGIQLWRDASTGAARNKFAEAARIDPGLAVAHLYFVATSEWLDPDVRPHFTEARALRSRLSPSQAALFDALEPMMQEPPDHTETTRRLEALTNKFPNDAISWTVRGAHDLRTKDPERLLSIVHHIDGALAFWFRGRAEILKGDVAAGRRSLQSCISASSQGGMDCLVWLARLEANEGSCEESALAARRMISIDHTAPDGYRFLARAEYGRSHRTSAVRAILEGRWARLPEAKREIEHQRDEFDLAVLDGQFDRAYAALAAWEKAAISSVNAYDRVVPFISRIDLALELGQNEPAQQAARDFIEASQTWLPYDTWDMPTERTRALYLTGIIDRNEFRRRRAHDEEGLLARGGYYAAPGVRWWDAYVQIIKDTEDSRFAIEHQPKGAITDAEFFDLAADAQLGRMYLDVDQVDKALQSLGRAVKSCVYWKAIHGVRAHALYADALAASGRPRDACEHYAYTLERWRDPRSLTARAARESAVRNGCPGVTGGSYPNVVKGVSK